A DNA window from Thalassospiraceae bacterium LMO-JJ14 contains the following coding sequences:
- a CDS encoding bifunctional 2-C-methyl-D-erythritol 4-phosphate cytidylyltransferase/2-C-methyl-D-erythritol 2,4-cyclodiphosphate synthase, which produces MPGTAVIIVAAGRGHRFGTEMPKQFVQVHEKPLIRHAALAFLLHPDIDAVLPVIHPDDAEIVADALQGLDVLPAVAGGAERQDSVRNGLEALATLRPDKVLVHDAARPWVTHRLIDDVLAALNSHAGAIPALQVVDTLKRTDADGVVVGTVSRDALWRAQTPQGFDFELLLAAHQAVRGEALTDDAAVMEASGHAVTVVPGDEGNLKVTAPEDIERMERIMADDVSGAGIPPRPAFRIGSGYDVHKLGPGDHVTLCGVEIAHDQSLIGHSDADVALHALCDAIFGALGDGDIGSHFPPSDEQWRGAASDKFLTHACARMRAQAYEIENIDLTVICERPKIGPHREQMRARVAEIAGIEPLRVSVKATTTEKLGFTGRGEGIACEAVVLLISGN; this is translated from the coding sequence ATGCCGGGGACGGCGGTTATCATAGTCGCGGCCGGACGTGGTCACAGGTTCGGCACGGAAATGCCGAAGCAGTTCGTGCAGGTGCACGAAAAGCCGCTGATCCGCCATGCCGCCCTGGCATTTCTGTTGCACCCGGACATTGACGCGGTACTGCCGGTCATCCACCCAGACGATGCCGAAATCGTCGCAGACGCGTTGCAGGGACTGGATGTCCTGCCCGCCGTTGCCGGTGGCGCCGAACGGCAGGATTCCGTGCGCAACGGCCTTGAGGCGTTGGCAACCCTGCGCCCGGACAAGGTTCTGGTGCATGATGCCGCGCGGCCGTGGGTGACGCACCGCTTGATCGATGATGTGCTTGCGGCGCTGAATTCGCATGCCGGCGCCATTCCTGCCCTGCAGGTCGTCGACACCTTGAAGCGCACGGATGCCGACGGGGTCGTCGTGGGCACCGTATCGCGCGATGCGCTTTGGCGTGCGCAAACCCCGCAAGGGTTTGATTTCGAGCTGCTGCTGGCAGCGCATCAGGCCGTGCGCGGCGAGGCACTGACCGACGATGCCGCCGTGATGGAAGCATCCGGACATGCCGTAACCGTGGTTCCCGGCGATGAAGGCAATCTCAAGGTGACGGCGCCTGAGGATATTGAACGAATGGAGCGGATCATGGCGGATGACGTTTCCGGGGCGGGCATACCCCCTCGCCCGGCATTCAGGATCGGCAGCGGGTATGACGTCCACAAGCTCGGCCCCGGTGATCATGTGACGTTATGCGGCGTCGAGATCGCGCACGATCAGTCCCTGATCGGCCATTCCGATGCGGATGTGGCGCTACATGCCCTGTGTGACGCCATTTTCGGCGCTCTCGGCGATGGCGATATCGGCAGTCATTTCCCGCCGAGCGATGAACAGTGGCGCGGTGCGGCGTCGGACAAGTTCCTGACCCATGCCTGCGCAAGGATGCGTGCACAAGCCTATGAGATTGAAAATATCGATCTGACGGTGATTTGCGAACGCCCTAAAATCGGCCCGCACCGTGAGCAAATGCGCGCACGGGTGGCTGAAATCGCCGGGATTGAGCCATTGCGAGTTTCCGTGAAGGCGACGACCACCGAGAAACTCGGCTTTACCGGACGGGGTGAAGGTATTGCCTGCGAAGCGGTTGTCTTGTTGATTTCGGGAAATTGA
- the ccsA gene encoding cytochrome c biogenesis protein CcsA, producing MQNGIIFGLSAIAALVPALALTWRTQFQRNAAFWSVIALACIGPASAVIARSHESWQADFSTSIWVTIAATMALFMIFSALVRSVWRLAPLLSGYMLVLSLIGFAWQHGPTEPLTRAENEGLLILHIAFAVTTYGLATLAAVAAWAAFLQERALKRKERAPLGGVLPSITDCDRLVIRFLGIGEAVLGLGLLTGIVLNVINGSAALTPDHKTIFTLASFVIIGVLLFAQAKHGLRGRKAARMVLLAYLLLTLGYPGVKFVTDVLIG from the coding sequence ATGCAAAACGGGATCATATTCGGACTGTCCGCAATTGCCGCGCTGGTGCCTGCCTTGGCATTGACATGGCGCACGCAATTTCAGCGCAATGCGGCGTTCTGGTCCGTAATCGCACTGGCCTGCATCGGCCCCGCAAGTGCCGTCATCGCCCGCTCGCATGAATCCTGGCAGGCCGATTTCTCGACCTCGATATGGGTCACCATTGCCGCCACGATGGCCCTGTTCATGATTTTCTCGGCACTGGTGCGAAGCGTCTGGCGTCTGGCGCCGTTGCTGAGCGGTTACATGCTGGTGCTGTCGCTGATCGGCTTCGCCTGGCAGCACGGCCCGACCGAGCCGCTGACGCGGGCCGAAAACGAAGGACTGCTGATCCTGCACATTGCCTTCGCCGTGACGACATACGGGCTGGCGACTCTCGCCGCCGTCGCGGCATGGGCGGCTTTCCTCCAGGAACGCGCCCTGAAACGCAAGGAAAGGGCACCGCTGGGCGGCGTCCTGCCGTCAATCACCGATTGCGACCGGCTGGTGATCCGCTTCCTCGGCATCGGCGAGGCGGTGCTCGGGCTTGGTCTGCTGACGGGGATCGTCCTCAATGTCATTAACGGATCGGCAGCCCTGACCCCGGACCACAAAACCATCTTCACACTTGCCAGTTTCGTCATCATCGGCGTGCTGCTTTTCGCCCAGGCAAAACATGGCCTGCGCGGCCGCAAAGCGGCGCGTATGGTGCTTTTGGCCTATTTGCTGCTCACCCTTGGCTATCCCGGCGTAAAATTCGTCACCGATGTCCTGATCGGCTGA